A region from the Hypomesus transpacificus isolate Combined female chromosome 11, fHypTra1, whole genome shotgun sequence genome encodes:
- the LOC124473999 gene encoding uncharacterized protein LOC124473999 has product MMEWVLQVANDGVLPAMALYQVLHLHQDPLSAATSHSSSISTRNRSCSSPPSSKDRASSQGSAQPDVPEDIISEKSHPLLESGLGSRPQDRLSSEMPPTPLHPSRFTEEDILATASLTVAEVIAKLKGVMARDEDRKEAKLSAIVEELCDSAMDKVMDELVLHHPGSSLSEFYLTSISEDLILNTWQDAKDKIRVLADIHTDAVNERMPPRPLLSANTNTSEAIFHREKKKAEKMASFFIGSVAEA; this is encoded by the coding sequence ATGATGGAGTGGGTTCTCCAGGTGGCCAATGATGGGGTTCTGCCCGCCATGGCCCTTTACCAGGTCCTTCACCTCCACCAAGACCCTCTGTCTGCCGCTACCTCCCACAGCAGCAGCATCTCCACAAGGAACAGGTCTTGTTCGTCTCCTCCTTCGTCCAAGGACCGGGCCTCTTCTCAGGGCTCAGCCCAGCCTGATGTCCCCGAGGATATCATCTCAGAGAAGTCCCACCCCCTGCTGGAAAGCGGGCTAGGATCCAGGCCACAGGACAGGCTATCGAGCGAGATGCCCCCAACACCCCTTCACCCCAGTAGGTTCACAGAGGAGGATATCCTCGCCACGGCATCCCTCACTGTGGCAGAGGTCATCGCCAAGTTGAAGGGAGTGATGGCGAGAGATGAGGACAGGAAAGAGGCAAAGCTGTCTGCCATCGTAGAGGAGCTCTGTGACTCGGCCATGGACAAGGTGATGGACGAGTTGGTGCTTCACCACCCGGGCAGTTCCTTGTCTGAATTCTACTTGACAAGTATCTCTGAGGACCTGATCCTGAACACCTGGCAGGACGCCAAGGACAAAATCCGGGTCCTCGCCGACATCCATACTGACGCCGTCAACGAGCGGATGCCCCCGCGGCCCCTGTTGTCTGCCAACACCAACACGTCAGAGGCCATCTTCCACAGGGAGAAAAAGAAGGCTGAGAAGATGGCGTCGTTCTTCATTGGCAGTGTGGCGGAGGCCTAG
- the wnt8b gene encoding protein Wnt-8b: MFMHLEAFYYILILMAHMRSCCSWSVNNFLMTGPKAYLIYSSSVAAGAQSGIEECKYQFAWDRWNCPERALQLSTHSSLRSANRETAFVHAISSAGVMYTLTRNCSLGDFDNCGCDDTRNGQRGGHGWLWGGCSDNLGFGEAISKQFVDALETGQDARAAMNLHNNEAGRKAVKGTMQRTCKCHGVSGSCTTQTCWLQLPEFREVGNYLKEKYHRAFKVDLLRGAGNSAASRGAIAETFSSISRKELVHLEDSPDYCLENRTLGLPGTEGRECLKKGKSLSKWEKRSCKRLCGECGLAVEERKAEMVSSCNCKFHWCCAVKCEQCRKTVTKYFCVKKGGQRGKNESAGSRRKNLRLRKKH; encoded by the exons ATGTTCATGCATTTGGAGGCCTTCTATTACATTTTAATTTTGATGGCTCACATGAGATCCTGCTGCAGTTG GTCAGTGAATAATTTTTTGATGACTGGACCCAAG GCCTATCTAATCTACTCCAGCAGTGTTGCGGCAGGGGCCCAGAGTGGCATTGAGGAGTGCAAGTACCAGTTTGCCTGGGATCGCTGGAACTGCCCAGAGAGGGCATTGCAGTTATCCACCCACAGCAGTCTGCGCAGCG CAAACCGTGAGACAGCTTTTGTCCATGCTATTAGTTCAGCTGGAGTCATGTATACCCTCACCAGGAACTGTAGTCTTGGGGACTTTGACAATTGTGGCTGTGACGATACCAGAAATGGACAGCGAG GAGGCCATGGCTGGCTATGGGGAGGTTGCAGTGATAATTTGGGCTTCGGTGAGGCAATCTCCAAACAGTTTGTTGACGCACTAGAGACTGGCCAGGATGCACGGGCAGCCATGAACTTGCACAACAACGAGGCTGGGCGCAAG gcTGTGAAAGGGACCATGCAGCGTACGTGTAAATGTCACGGTGTCTCAGGGAGCTGCACCACTCAGACCTGCTGGCTGCAGCTGCCAGAGTTCAGGGAGGTGGGCAACTACCTGAAGGAGAAGTACCACCGGGCCTTCAAGGTGGACCTCCTCAGGGGGGCCGGGAACAGCGCAGCCAGCCGGGGGGCCATTGCTGAGACCTTCAGCTCCATTTCCCGCAAGGAGCTGGTCCACCTGGAGGACTCTCCTGACTACTGCCTGGAGAACCGCACCCTGGGCCTGCCAGGCACAGAGGGGCGTGAGTGTCTGAAGAAGGGCAAGAGCCTGAGCAAGTGGGAGAAGCGCAGCTGCAAGAGGCTGTGTGGGGAGTGTGGTCTGGCCGTAGAGGAGCGCAAAGCAGAGATGGTTTCGAGCTGTAACTGTAAGTTCCACTGGTGTTGCGCGGTGAAGTGTGAGCAGTGCCGGAAGACAGTGACCAAATATTTCTGCGTGAAGAAGGGGGGCCAAAGGGGCAAGAATGAGAGCGCCGGCAGTCGCAGGAAGAACCTTCGGCTGAGAAAGAAGCACTGA